The following proteins come from a genomic window of Mycosarcoma maydis chromosome 22, whole genome shotgun sequence:
- a CDS encoding putative proteasome core particle subunit alpha 1 produces MSRSSYDRYLTIFSPDGRLYQVEYAFKAINTAGLTSIAVRGKDCSVVVGQKKVPDKLIDASSVTNIFNLTPEIGCIMTGRVADARAQVQRAKMEAADFKYKYGYAITPDLLAKRMANMNQVYTQRAAMRPYGVSMILVGIDAERGPQIFKIDPAGYYVGFRATAAGVKQTEATNFLEKQFKKSSTTTTGDAASAVPEAPAGASATDAAALEAEHISSNLTMQQTLDLAVNTLATVLAQDLKPSELEVAIVGGPDAAKVTLGGDDEGGIAQLDSSTLSKEVQQQKRFRKLNDEEISVILERLAERD; encoded by the coding sequence ATGTCGCGCTCGTCGTACGACCGATATCTCACCATCTTCTCCCCGGACGGACGGCTGTACCAGGTCGAGTATGCCTTCAAGGCGATCAACACCGCCGGGCTAACTAGCATCGCCGTCCGTGGCAAAGACTGTTCCGTCGTTGTGGGGCAAAAGAAGGTCCccgacaagctcatcgatgCCTCGTCTGTCACCAACATCTTCAACCTCACTCCTGAGATTGGATGCATCATGACGGGTCGCGTCGCTGATGCTCGAGCGCAGGTGCAAAGGGCGAAAATGGAAGCGGCCGATTTCAAGTACAAGTACGGTTACGCCATCACACCCGatctgctcgccaagaGGATGGCCAACATGAACCAGGTGTATACGCAACGTGCTGCAATGAGGCCGTATGGTGTTTCAATGATTTTGGTCGGTATCGATGCCGAACGTGGACCTCAGATTTTCAAGATCGATCCAGCTGGATACTATGTCGGATTCCGAGCTACCGCTGCAGGTGTAAAGCAGACGGAAGCGACCAACTTTTTGGAAAAACAGTTCAAGAAgtcttccaccaccaccacggGTGATGCTGCCAGTGCGGTGCCCGAAGCACCAGCAGGCGCATCAGCTACAGACGCAGCGGCACTGGAAGCAGAACACATTTCGTCCAACTTGACCATGCAACAAACACTCGATCTCGCAGTCAACACGCTAGCTACGGTACTCGCACAGGACctcaagccaagcgagcTGGAAGTGGCCATCGTAGGTGGTCCCGACGCAGCCAAGGTCACTTTgggcggcgacgacgaaggCGGTATCGCACAATTGGATTCGAGCACGTTGTCAAAGGAGGTGCAACAGCAAAAGAGGTTTAGAAAGTTGAACGACGAAGAGATCTCGGTCATTTTGGAGAGGTTGGCTGAACGCGATTAG
- a CDS encoding putative snoRNP complex protein NOP56 — protein sequence MSSAPTHILFECATGCAVFEVAAVEEIGSLTRAVQESVNEVNTFGKMVKLLSFSPFKNALDALQASLDISEGVVNDYLKSLLTLNLSSGKKKSVILGVQDRNLASSIVGELGIPCDTGETSLELIRGVRQHAEKLLKGMADGDLAKAQLGLGHSYSRSKVKFNVNRSDNMIIQAIALLDTLDKDVNTFSMRVREWYGWHFPELVKLTTDNLTYAKLAKLIRNKERLSEEDVEDMTDILSGDETTAKNILDAARASMGQEIGELDMHNILNFADRVINLGEYRKNMHKYLIEKMHLVAPNLSALLGEIIGARLISHAGSLTNLAKYPASTVQILGAEKALFRALKTKGNTPKYGLIYHASAIARAAPKNKGRMSRFLANKISIASRIDCFSDTPTTKFGEVLAVQVEERLAFYETGKAPSKNSDAMSKAIKAIEEAAGDLMDEDADDDDENDDEEQMPAAVGVTDPADKKSKKDKKDKKSKSKSSDKDKKKEVEKAAKKAAKESKKDKKDKKDKKEKKEKKPKK from the coding sequence ATGTCGTCCGCACCAACCCACATCCTCTTCGAGTGCGCCACGGGATGTGCCGTCTTCGAGGTTGCCGCCGTCGAGGAGATCGGCTCGCTCACGCGTGCGGTTCAGGAGAGCGTCAATGAAGTCAACACTTTCGGCAAAATGGTCAAGCTTCTCTCCTTTTCGCCCTTCAAGAACGCCCTCGACGCACTCCAAGCCTCACTCGACATTTCGGAAGGTGTTGTCAACGATTATCTCAAGTCGCTCCTCACACTCAACCTCTCGTCTGGTAAGAAGAAGAGCGTCATTCTCGGTGTTCAGGACAGGAACCTGGCTTCTTCCATCGTTGGTGAGCTCGGCATCCCATGCGACACTGGCGAGACCTCGCTCGAACTCATCCGTGGTGTTCGTCAGCATGCTgagaagctgctcaagggTATGGCGGATGGCGATCTTGCCAAGGCGCAGCTCGGTCTCGGTCACAGTTACTCGCGTTCCAAAGTCAAGTTCAACGTCAACCGAAGTGACAACATGATCATTCAGGCGATTGCTTTGCTCGACACTCTTGACAAGGACGTTAACACTTTTTCCATGCGTGTTCGCGAATGGTACGGCTGGCACTTTCCCGAACTTGTCAAGTTGACCACCGACAACCTCACGTACGCCAAACTTGCCAAGCTGATCCGCAACAAGGAGCGTCTCTCGGAAGAAGACGTCGAGGACATGACCGACATTCTTTCCGGCGATGAAACCACCGCCAAGAACATCCTCGACGCCGCTCGTGCTAGCATGGGTCAAGAAATCggtgagctcgacatgcaCAACATTCTCAACTTTGCCGACCGCGTCATCAACCTTGGCGAGTACCGCAAAAACATGCACAAGTATCTCATCGAAAAGATGCACCTCGTTGCGCCCAACCTCTCAGCGCTTCTGGGTGAGATCATCGGTGCTCGTCTCATCAGTCACGCTGGTTCGTTGACCAACCTGGCCAAGTACCCCGCCTCGACGGTACAGATCTTGGGTGCTGAAAAGGCGCTTTTCCGTGCGCTCAAGACCAAAGGCAACACGCCCAAGTACGGTCTGATCTATCACGCTTCTGCCATTGCACGTGCTGCGCCCAAGAACAAGGGTCGCATGTCGCGTTTCCTCGCCAACAAGATCTCGATCGCTTCGCGCATCGACTGCTTCTCCGACACGCCCACCACCAAGTTCGGTGAAGTGCTGGCGGTGCAGGTGGAAGAGCGTCTGGCATTCTACGAAACGGGTAAGGCACCGAGCAAGAACTCGGACGCTATGAGCAAGGCGATCAAGGCGATTGAGGAGGCTGCGGGCGATCTGATGGACGAAGAtgcggatgacgacgacgagaatgacgacgaggagcagatgcctgctgctgtagGTGTCACAGATCCAGCAGAtaagaagagcaagaaggacaaAAAGGACAAGAAATCCAAATCCAAGTCTTCCGACAAAGACAAAAAGAAGGAGGTCGAGAAGGCGGCCAAAAAGGCGGCAAAGGAGtccaagaaggacaagaaggacaagaaggacaagaaggaaaagaaagaaaagaagCCCAAGAAGTGA
- a CDS encoding putative chaperonin containing TCP-1 complex subunit CCT2, with translation MSAPIFAQEATQERAENARLSSFVGAVALGDLVKTTLGPKGMNKILQSVGSNDIVVTNDGATILKSIHLDNAAAKILVNISKVQDDEVGDGTTSVCVLAAELLREAEKLIEMRIHPQTIVEGYRIASAAALKALEDTAEDHGTDAATFREDLLNIARTTLSSKVLSADKDYFANLAVDAVLRLKGSTNLEHIQIIKKAGGKLTDSYLDEGFILNKKIGTNCPKSLSNAKILIANTSMDTDKIKVFGARVRVEGTGKLAELERAEREKMKAKVDKIKAHGITCFVNRQLIYNYPESLLAEAGIMSIEHADFEGVERLALVTGGEIASTFDRPDLVKLGSCGKIQEVMIGEDKLIKFSGVAAGEACTVVLRGATSQMLDEAERSLHDALSVLSQTVGETRVLLGGGCAEMSMSKVVDEAARCTSGKKAIATESFAKALRQLPTILADNAGLDSSELVAQLRAAHQQGNKTAGLDLDVGKVADMKQKGVRESYKLKRQVVVSATEAAEMILRVDDILKCAPRRREAH, from the coding sequence ATGTCGGCACCCATCTTTGCCCAAGAGGCTACGCAGGAGCGAGCCGAGAATGCACGTCTATCCTCCTTTGTCGGCGCAGTCGCTCTCGGCGATCTGGTCAAGACTACGCTTGGTCCGAAAGGCATGAACAAGATCCTTCAGAGTGTCGGATCCAACGATATTGTCGTCACCAACGACGGTGCCACCATCCTGAAATCGATCCATCTCGATAATGCTGCGGCCAAGATTCTCGTCAACATCTCCAAGGTACAGGATGACGAAGTTGGTGATGGCACCACCAGTGTttgcgtgcttgctgctgagtTGCTCCGGGAAGCCGAAAagttgatcgagatgcgcatTCACCCGCAGACCATCGTCGAAGGCTACCGCATCGCTTCGGCCGCCGCGCTGAAAGCGCTCGAAGATACTGCTGAGGATCATGGCACTGACGCAGCCACGTTCCGCGAGGATCTGCTCAACATTGCGCGCACCACGCTCAGCTCCAAAGTACTCTCGGCCGATAAAGACTACTTTGCGAATCTCGCCGTCGACGCAGTGTTGCGCCTCAAGGGGTCGACCAACTTGGAGCACATTCAGATCATCAAGAAAGCCGGTGGCAAACTTACCGATTCTTACCTCGACGAAGGCTTCATCCTCAACAAAAAGATCGGCACCAACTGTCCCAAGTCGCTCAGCAATGCCAAGATCCTTATCGCCAACACGTCGATGGATAcggacaagatcaaggtgTTTGGTGCACGTGTTCGCGTCGAGGGAACGGGCAAGTTGGCCGAACTGGAACGTGCCGAGAGGGAAAAGATGAAGGCCAAGGtggacaagatcaaggcgcACGGTATAACGTGTTTCGTCAACAGGCAGTTGATCTACAACTACCCGGAATCGCTCTTGGCGGAAGCAGGCATCATGTCGATTGAGCATGCGGATTTCGAAGGTGTCGAACGGTTGGCACTGGTGACGGGTGGTGAGATCGCCTCGACATTTGATCGACCGGATCTGGTCAAGTTGGGATCATGTGGTAAGATTCAGGAGGTCATGATTGGCGAGGACAAGTTGATCAAGTTTAGCGGTGTGGCTGCTGGCGAAGCGTGCACGGTGGTTCTGCGAGGTGCCACCAGtcagatgctcgacgaagccgaacGATCTCTGCACGATGCGCTGTCGGTGCTGTCTCAGACGGTGGGCGAAACGCGCGTACTGCTCGGTGGTGGGTGTGCCGAAATGTCCATGTCGAAAGTggtcgacgaagccgcACGTTGCACGTCTGGCAAGAAAGCGATTGCCACCGAGAGTTTCGCCAAAGCTCTACGACAGCTGCCGACCATCTTGGCGGACAACGCCGGTCTGgacagcagcgagctcgtcgccCAATTGAGAGCTGCCCATCAACAAGGCAACAAGACGGCTGGCTTGGACCTCGATGTTGGCAAGGTGGCGGATATGAAACAAAAGGGTGTTAGGGAGAGCTACAAGTTGAAGCGCCAGGTGGTCGTCAGTGCTAccgaagcagcagagaTGATTCTCAGGGTGGATGATATTCTCAAGTGCGCTCCTAGGAGACGTGAGGCTCATTAG